A portion of the Streptomyces platensis genome contains these proteins:
- a CDS encoding metallophosphoesterase, with product MCDDELIPPQADLTEREWLRAGSEATAGGPPMRTTGRVPQWVNRRTLLGGAMAGAALTMLPSPAQSPASAAPRLGGPGAFPFPEHPNGKGEFAILVTGDAGTGDEAQYAVAAAARDLCRSEGIGLAVGLGDNIYENGPESDDDSEFQDKFEKPNSGIDVPWLMVLGNHDCSGLIPGSGGDPSRGDREVAYAATSRRWYMPSRYYSVPLPAADPLVEFFAIDTIPWSSYVAQLDPHYRWDGPYMREQRSWLDGALRASRAQWKVVIGHHPYLNNGKHGSAGSYDGFKIGNYTSGVHLKDMYENVVCGRADLILSGHDHTLQILEPTARTGGTRQVVCGASAKTEDGTAHFGHPAAWQNFSDHGFMVLKVSGARLTIDAYTVDVATRKATLAHRTRQTRPVAAPAGAHA from the coding sequence ATGTGTGATGACGAACTGATCCCGCCGCAGGCGGATTTGACCGAGCGGGAGTGGCTGCGGGCCGGGTCGGAGGCGACGGCCGGGGGGCCGCCGATGCGGACGACGGGGCGCGTTCCGCAGTGGGTGAACCGGCGGACCCTGCTGGGCGGCGCGATGGCCGGTGCGGCGCTCACGATGCTGCCGTCGCCGGCCCAGTCGCCCGCGTCCGCCGCACCCCGCCTCGGGGGCCCGGGAGCCTTTCCGTTTCCCGAACACCCCAATGGCAAGGGCGAGTTCGCCATCCTGGTGACCGGTGACGCGGGCACGGGGGACGAGGCCCAGTACGCGGTGGCGGCCGCCGCCCGGGACCTCTGCCGTTCCGAGGGGATCGGCCTCGCGGTCGGCCTCGGCGACAACATTTACGAGAACGGGCCGGAGTCCGACGACGACTCGGAGTTCCAGGACAAGTTCGAGAAGCCGAACAGCGGTATCGATGTGCCCTGGCTGATGGTGCTGGGCAACCACGACTGCTCGGGGCTGATCCCCGGCAGCGGCGGCGACCCGTCCCGCGGTGACCGCGAGGTCGCCTATGCCGCCACCTCACGGCGCTGGTACATGCCGAGCCGCTACTACAGCGTGCCGCTGCCCGCCGCCGATCCGCTGGTGGAGTTCTTCGCCATCGACACCATTCCCTGGTCGTCGTATGTGGCCCAGCTCGACCCGCACTACCGCTGGGACGGGCCGTACATGCGCGAGCAGCGGAGCTGGCTGGACGGTGCGCTGCGCGCCTCGCGGGCCCAGTGGAAGGTGGTGATCGGCCACCACCCGTACCTCAACAACGGCAAGCACGGCAGCGCCGGTTCCTACGACGGTTTCAAGATCGGCAACTACACCAGCGGTGTCCACCTCAAGGACATGTACGAGAACGTGGTCTGCGGACGGGCCGATCTGATCCTGTCCGGTCATGACCACACCCTTCAGATCCTGGAGCCGACGGCCCGTACGGGCGGCACCCGGCAGGTGGTGTGCGGCGCGTCGGCCAAGACGGAGGACGGCACGGCACACTTCGGGCACCCGGCGGCCTGGCAGAACTTCTCCGACCACGGGTTCATGGTGCTGAAGGTGTCCGGCGCCCGGCTGACCATCGACGCGTACACCGTCGATGTGGCGACCCGGAAGGCCACCCTGGCCCACCGCACCCGCCAGACCCGGCCGGTGGCGGCCCCCGCCGGGGCGCACGCCTGA
- a CDS encoding NADP-dependent succinic semialdehyde dehydrogenase, producing the protein MAIATVNPATGETLKTFDALNAGEIEDHLVRAEQAFQEHRTTTFARRRELLLAAADLLDADQDGIARTMTTEMGKPLAQARAEAAKCAKTMRWYATHAEALLADEHPDPADVSDSGARRAVVRYRPLGTVLAVMPWNFPLWQVVRFAAPALMAGNTGLLKHASNVPQTALYIEELFRRAGYPEGCFQTLLIGSGAVEDILRDPRIAAATLTGSEPAGRAVAAVSGDEVKKTVLELGGSDPFLVLPSADLDKAARVGVTARVQNNGQSCIAAKRFIVHEDVYDAFAERFTGRMTALTVGDPMDENTDIGPLSSEQGRSDLEELVDDAVHKGATALCGGRRPPQHRAGWFYEPTVLSGITSEMRIDQEEAFGPVATLYRVADLDEAVRVANDTPFGLSSNAWTRDPDEQERLARDLQAGGVFFNGMTASHPGLPFGGAKRSGYGRELSGHGMREFCNMTTLWYGPED; encoded by the coding sequence ATGGCCATCGCCACGGTCAACCCGGCCACCGGCGAGACCCTGAAGACCTTCGACGCGCTCAACGCGGGCGAGATCGAAGATCATCTGGTCCGGGCGGAGCAGGCCTTCCAGGAGCACCGGACCACGACCTTCGCCCGCCGCAGGGAACTGCTCCTCGCGGCCGCCGATCTGCTCGACGCCGACCAGGACGGCATCGCCCGCACCATGACCACGGAGATGGGCAAACCGCTGGCCCAGGCGCGCGCGGAGGCCGCGAAGTGTGCCAAGACCATGCGCTGGTACGCCACCCACGCCGAGGCGCTGCTCGCCGACGAGCACCCCGACCCCGCGGACGTCAGCGACTCCGGCGCGCGGCGCGCCGTGGTGCGCTACCGCCCCCTCGGCACCGTACTCGCGGTGATGCCCTGGAACTTCCCGCTCTGGCAGGTCGTGCGGTTCGCCGCGCCCGCCCTGATGGCGGGCAACACCGGGCTGCTCAAGCACGCCTCGAACGTCCCGCAGACCGCCCTCTATATCGAGGAACTCTTCCGCCGCGCCGGCTACCCCGAGGGCTGTTTCCAGACCCTGCTGATCGGGTCCGGCGCCGTCGAGGACATCCTGCGCGACCCGCGGATCGCCGCCGCGACCCTGACCGGCAGCGAACCGGCCGGCCGCGCGGTGGCCGCGGTCTCCGGCGACGAGGTCAAGAAGACCGTCCTCGAACTCGGCGGCAGCGACCCGTTCCTCGTGCTCCCCTCCGCCGACCTCGACAAGGCGGCCCGGGTCGGCGTCACCGCGCGCGTCCAGAACAACGGGCAGTCGTGTATCGCGGCCAAGCGGTTCATCGTGCACGAGGACGTCTACGACGCGTTCGCCGAGCGGTTCACCGGCCGTATGACCGCGCTGACCGTCGGCGACCCGATGGACGAGAACACCGATATCGGGCCGCTCTCCAGTGAACAGGGCCGCTCCGACCTGGAGGAGCTCGTCGATGACGCGGTCCACAAGGGCGCCACCGCCCTGTGTGGCGGCCGGCGGCCCCCGCAGCACCGCGCGGGCTGGTTCTATGAGCCGACGGTGCTGTCCGGCATCACCTCCGAGATGCGCATCGACCAGGAGGAGGCGTTCGGGCCGGTCGCCACGCTCTACCGCGTCGCCGACCTGGACGAGGCGGTGCGGGTCGCCAACGACACACCGTTCGGGCTCAGTTCCAATGCCTGGACCCGGGACCCCGACGAACAGGAACGGCTGGCCCGCGATCTTCAGGCCGGCGGGGTCTTCTTCAACGGGATGACCGCCTCCCACCCGGGTCTCCCGTTCGGCGGCGCCAAGCGCTCCGGCTACGGACGGGAGCTCTCCGGGCACGGCATGCGGGAGTTCTGCAATATGACGACGCTGTGGTACGGGCCGGAGGACTGA
- a CDS encoding DUF1990 family protein, with the protein MRDLNYPEEGGTRRTPLPPGYHHLREELPLGHGRAVLTAAGEAITTFRMHRAAGTGIRADAPRAAPGVHVEVSLGFGPLRLRAPCTVVWTVAEENRIGFGYGARRGHPECGEEAFVAELRADGSVWFTVTAFSRPARTITRLGGPLVPVFQRQYVRHLGRTLRRLANRS; encoded by the coding sequence ATGCGCGATCTGAACTACCCCGAGGAGGGCGGCACCCGTCGCACCCCGCTGCCGCCCGGCTACCACCACCTCCGCGAGGAGCTGCCGCTGGGCCACGGCCGCGCGGTGCTGACCGCGGCGGGCGAGGCGATCACCACCTTCCGGATGCATCGCGCGGCGGGCACCGGAATCCGCGCGGACGCCCCACGGGCCGCGCCGGGCGTGCACGTCGAGGTGTCGCTGGGGTTCGGCCCGCTGCGGCTGCGGGCGCCGTGCACCGTGGTGTGGACGGTGGCCGAGGAGAACCGCATCGGGTTCGGATACGGGGCCCGGCGGGGGCATCCGGAGTGCGGCGAGGAGGCGTTCGTCGCCGAGCTGCGCGCGGACGGCTCGGTCTGGTTCACGGTGACCGCCTTCAGCCGCCCCGCCCGGACGATCACCCGCCTCGGGGGCCCACTGGTCCCGGTCTTCCAGCGCCAGTACGTCCGCCATCTCGGCCGGACCCTCCGCCGCCTCGCGAACCGTTCGTGA
- a CDS encoding SpoIIE family protein phosphatase, giving the protein MTGPPQEPSDKDYDPRADRAWRHVAEDAPGVSHREPIGLRERLSLNRMGTFDWDLDRGFMDLDAGAMEVFDLRPDEYDGAPMSLVTRVPPEEGLRLDEALSQALQDGHSSYGSYFRLQCRDGTQRWTHSQGRILHDADGKPYRIIGIVREATSELADSALLRSLQQERQRQTLMVQQTTAALARALSVRDVTRVLTGAGGARRFGADGLVLGLVENEEFEVIATAGLDGEVPDDMMTSRLDDTLPLADAARSRRSIFLSSRGELIARYPRLRPYTEVLPAGSAAFLPLVAQDTVIGALGLFNADPAVQSPEARNLALALAGVVAQSVQRATLFDQEREFATGLQATMLPRRLPPLTGGAVTVRYHPASVGRDIGGDWYDVITLPQGRTGLVVGDVQGHDTHAAAVMGQLRIALRAYASEGHSPETVLVRASRFLAELDTERFATCTYIQADLESGALHLARAGHLGPLISNSSRHIDWPEVRGGLPLGLATHFGHDHFPETQLFLEPGSTLLLCTDGLVEQPGRDISAGIDALSAAVRAGPTDLEALADRLSDHLWADPGSEDDMALLLLHRLPGPGGATTPRLRLHVHQADPSGTAEVRSALRRTLDQWRAGAVMHNIEVAASELIANALTHTESGALVSVELLPGTPRRIRLEVEDRSSRWPRRRSPGETATSGRGLMLVEALADEWGAEPRGAGKALWCEFAVPDTADLAH; this is encoded by the coding sequence ATGACCGGCCCGCCCCAGGAACCCTCCGACAAGGACTATGACCCCCGGGCCGACCGGGCGTGGCGGCATGTCGCGGAGGACGCCCCCGGGGTGTCGCACCGGGAACCCATCGGACTGCGCGAGCGGCTCTCCCTCAACCGGATGGGCACCTTCGACTGGGATCTGGACCGCGGTTTCATGGACCTGGACGCCGGTGCCATGGAAGTCTTCGACCTCCGCCCGGACGAATACGACGGCGCACCGATGTCCCTGGTCACGCGCGTACCGCCGGAGGAGGGGCTGCGGCTCGACGAGGCGCTCTCCCAGGCCCTCCAGGACGGCCACTCGTCGTACGGCTCCTACTTCCGGCTCCAGTGCCGCGACGGGACCCAGCGCTGGACGCATTCGCAGGGGCGGATTCTGCACGACGCGGACGGGAAGCCGTACCGGATCATCGGCATCGTCCGGGAGGCGACCAGCGAGCTGGCCGACTCCGCACTGCTGCGTTCGCTCCAGCAGGAACGGCAGCGGCAGACCCTGATGGTGCAGCAGACCACCGCCGCGCTGGCCCGTGCGCTGTCCGTCAGGGATGTGACCCGGGTGCTCACCGGGGCCGGCGGCGCCCGTCGGTTCGGCGCGGACGGGCTGGTCCTGGGGCTGGTCGAGAACGAGGAGTTCGAGGTCATCGCCACCGCCGGGCTGGACGGCGAGGTGCCCGACGACATGATGACCTCACGGCTGGACGACACCCTGCCGCTGGCCGACGCGGCACGCTCCCGGCGGTCCATCTTCCTCAGCAGCCGTGGCGAGCTGATCGCCCGGTATCCGCGGCTGCGGCCGTACACCGAGGTGCTGCCGGCGGGCAGCGCGGCGTTCCTGCCGCTGGTCGCGCAGGACACCGTCATCGGTGCGCTGGGGCTGTTCAACGCCGACCCGGCGGTGCAGTCGCCGGAGGCCAGAAACCTGGCGCTGGCGCTGGCCGGTGTCGTCGCGCAGTCGGTGCAGCGGGCGACCCTCTTCGATCAGGAGCGGGAGTTCGCGACGGGCCTTCAGGCGACGATGCTGCCGCGGCGGCTGCCGCCCCTCACGGGCGGTGCGGTCACCGTGCGCTACCACCCGGCGAGCGTCGGGCGGGACATCGGCGGCGACTGGTACGACGTGATCACGCTGCCCCAGGGACGGACCGGGCTGGTGGTGGGCGATGTGCAGGGCCACGACACCCACGCGGCCGCCGTGATGGGCCAGCTGCGCATCGCGCTGCGCGCCTACGCCAGCGAGGGGCACTCCCCGGAGACCGTGCTGGTGCGGGCCTCCCGCTTTCTGGCCGAGCTGGACACCGAGCGCTTCGCGACGTGTACGTACATCCAGGCCGATCTGGAATCCGGGGCGCTGCACCTCGCGCGGGCCGGCCATCTCGGCCCGCTGATCAGCAACAGCTCCCGGCACATCGACTGGCCCGAGGTCCGCGGCGGGCTGCCGCTGGGCCTGGCCACGCACTTCGGGCACGACCACTTCCCGGAGACCCAGCTGTTCCTGGAGCCGGGGTCGACGCTGCTGCTGTGCACCGACGGCCTGGTGGAACAGCCCGGCCGGGACATCTCCGCGGGTATCGACGCGCTGTCCGCGGCGGTCCGCGCCGGGCCCACGGACCTGGAGGCGCTCGCCGACCGGCTCTCGGACCATCTGTGGGCCGATCCCGGCTCGGAGGACGATATGGCCCTCCTGCTGCTGCACCGGCTGCCCGGCCCCGGGGGCGCCACCACCCCGCGGCTGCGGCTGCATGTCCATCAGGCCGATCCGTCGGGCACCGCGGAGGTCCGCTCGGCGCTGCGCCGCACACTGGACCAGTGGCGGGCGGGCGCCGTGATGCACAACATCGAGGTCGCCGCCTCCGAGCTGATCGCCAACGCGCTGACGCACACCGAGAGCGGCGCCCTGGTCTCCGTGGAGCTGCTGCCCGGCACCCCGCGCCGGATCCGGCTGGAGGTCGAGGATCGCTCCAGCCGGTGGCCACGGCGGCGCAGCCCCGGCGAGACCGCCACCTCCGGCCGGGGCCTGATGCTGGTCGAGGCACTCGCCGACGAATGGGGCGCGGAGCCACGGGGCGCGGGCAAGGCCCTGTGGTGCGAGTTCGCGGTGCCGGACACGGCGGATCTGGCGCACTGA
- a CDS encoding DUF2000 domain-containing protein, producing the protein MSNENTAVRFENKIAVLLREDLESWQRLNVTAFLVSGLGSELPEVIGEPYADSDGTPYLPMFRQPVLVFEGTKETLTAAHGRALSRALPRSVFTSDLFATGNDRDNRAAVRAVPKDGLDLVGLAVYGPRNAVDKVLKGARMHP; encoded by the coding sequence ATGTCGAACGAGAACACCGCCGTACGTTTCGAGAACAAGATCGCCGTGCTGCTGCGCGAGGATCTGGAGTCCTGGCAGCGGCTGAATGTGACCGCGTTCCTGGTCAGCGGCCTCGGCTCCGAGCTCCCCGAAGTCATCGGGGAACCGTACGCCGACTCCGACGGCACCCCGTATCTGCCCATGTTCCGCCAGCCCGTTCTGGTCTTCGAGGGCACGAAGGAGACCCTGACCGCCGCACACGGCCGCGCCCTGTCCCGTGCGCTGCCCCGGTCGGTGTTCACCTCCGACCTCTTCGCCACCGGCAACGACCGGGACAACCGCGCGGCGGTGCGGGCGGTGCCGAAGGACGGGTTGGACCTGGTGGGTCTCGCCGTGTACGGACCGCGCAACGCGGTCGACAAGGTGCTCAAGGGCGCCCGTATGCACCCCTGA
- a CDS encoding SMI1/KNR4 family protein translates to MIDSPDPLTRIMERVPPPVEAVNGSGDWGAAERMLGTPLPEDFKRVVEAYGRGDFWGALCLCTPFGDDNPVPLTADLLEDFGPLRDHWPEQYPYPLFPEPGGLLAWAVTDTGTHLCWLTVGPPASWPVVIWSRDDDYERFDRGVAAFLDEWLSGRLTSELLPADPDLAPWFDAAVDRDHIYLQLDEGPLPYSERLRILRETLGPTTDRGSYEHQGSRQDHFVVTETGWQLTYETACGHQLRVAFPPADSARARDAVRTALARMGCAVQSVSPVHGTFSWT, encoded by the coding sequence ATGATCGACTCACCTGATCCGCTCACCCGCATCATGGAACGGGTACCGCCGCCGGTCGAAGCGGTGAACGGCTCCGGCGACTGGGGCGCCGCCGAGCGGATGCTGGGGACCCCGCTGCCGGAAGACTTCAAGCGGGTGGTGGAGGCGTACGGGCGCGGCGACTTCTGGGGCGCGCTCTGCCTGTGCACGCCGTTCGGTGACGACAATCCCGTGCCGCTCACGGCGGATCTCCTGGAGGACTTCGGTCCGTTGCGGGACCACTGGCCCGAGCAGTACCCCTACCCGCTCTTCCCGGAGCCGGGCGGGCTCCTCGCCTGGGCGGTCACCGACACCGGAACGCACCTGTGCTGGCTGACCGTCGGGCCGCCCGCGTCCTGGCCGGTGGTCATCTGGTCCCGCGACGACGACTACGAACGCTTCGACCGCGGGGTCGCCGCCTTCCTCGACGAGTGGCTCAGCGGCCGCCTCACCTCGGAACTCCTGCCCGCCGACCCGGACCTCGCCCCCTGGTTCGACGCGGCCGTCGACCGCGACCACATCTACCTCCAGCTCGACGAAGGGCCCCTCCCCTACTCCGAACGGCTGCGGATCCTGCGCGAGACGCTCGGCCCCACCACGGACCGCGGCTCGTACGAGCACCAGGGCAGCCGACAGGACCACTTCGTCGTCACGGAGACCGGCTGGCAACTGACCTATGAGACGGCCTGCGGGCACCAGCTCCGCGTCGCCTTCCCGCCCGCGGACAGCGCCCGGGCCCGCGACGCGGTGCGCACCGCCCTCGCCCGCATGGGATGCGCCGTCCAGTCCGTCTCCCCGGTCCACGGCACCTTTTCCTGGACCTGA